From Acidimicrobiales bacterium, one genomic window encodes:
- a CDS encoding M20/M25/M40 family metallo-hydrolase, whose translation MSLDAATATTHVDRAWDGHVIDVLHEFIRIPNVSVAYDPEWAAAGHMTKAVELLRLWCEQRVAEGLDGATVEVLELPERSPLLLVDVPATSGVDTAATDANDTVILYGHLDKQPPFEGWRDGLGPWEPVIEGERLYGRGAADDGYAVFAALTAIAANRAAGGEHARCVVLIEASEESGSPDLPAYLQEYGERLGTPSLVVALDSSCADWDHLWVTTSLRGLIDMTLRVDMLTEGIHSGSAGGVVPSTFRVLRSLLDRIEDSATGRLLAPELHVDVPEVRRRQIREMAADVGAVDPAEYPFVDGAGPPPDATDEALIVARTWEPSLEVTGFEGAPPPGSAGNVLRPTSAAKLSVRVPPTADPQIAAAALVQQLTAEPPYGARVTVTPGGAEPGWHAPPEVPWLAAALEAASQATFGTAPRSLGEGGTIPFMGMLGRQFPEAQFMITGVAGPGTNAHGPNEFLHLPTARRVTAAVAHVLDAHAHRPG comes from the coding sequence ATGTCACTCGACGCGGCCACCGCCACCACGCACGTCGACCGGGCCTGGGACGGGCACGTCATCGACGTGCTGCACGAGTTCATCCGCATCCCCAACGTGTCGGTGGCCTACGACCCCGAGTGGGCCGCCGCGGGCCACATGACCAAGGCCGTCGAGCTGCTGCGGCTGTGGTGCGAGCAGCGGGTGGCCGAGGGGCTCGACGGGGCGACGGTCGAGGTGCTGGAGCTTCCCGAGCGCTCGCCGCTGCTGCTGGTCGACGTGCCCGCGACCTCCGGCGTCGACACCGCGGCCACCGACGCGAACGACACCGTGATCCTGTACGGCCACCTCGACAAGCAGCCGCCGTTCGAGGGTTGGCGCGACGGCCTCGGACCCTGGGAGCCGGTGATCGAGGGGGAGCGCCTGTACGGCCGGGGCGCCGCCGACGACGGCTACGCCGTGTTCGCCGCGCTCACCGCCATCGCCGCCAACCGGGCCGCGGGCGGCGAGCACGCCCGCTGCGTGGTGCTGATCGAGGCCAGCGAGGAGTCCGGCAGCCCCGACCTGCCCGCCTACCTGCAGGAGTACGGCGAGCGCCTGGGCACGCCGTCGCTGGTGGTGGCGCTCGACTCGAGCTGCGCCGACTGGGACCACCTCTGGGTCACCACGTCGCTGCGGGGCCTGATCGACATGACCCTGCGGGTCGACATGCTGACCGAGGGCATCCACTCCGGCTCGGCGGGTGGCGTCGTCCCGTCGACCTTCCGGGTCCTGCGCAGCCTGCTCGACCGCATCGAGGACTCCGCCACCGGCCGCCTGCTCGCCCCGGAGCTGCACGTCGACGTGCCCGAGGTGCGCCGCCGCCAGATCCGGGAGATGGCCGCCGACGTGGGCGCGGTCGACCCCGCCGAGTACCCGTTCGTCGACGGCGCCGGCCCACCGCCCGACGCCACCGACGAGGCGCTCATCGTGGCCCGCACCTGGGAGCCGTCGCTCGAGGTGACGGGCTTCGAGGGGGCCCCTCCCCCGGGGAGCGCCGGCAACGTGCTGCGCCCGACGAGCGCCGCCAAGCTGTCCGTCCGGGTGCCCCCGACCGCCGACCCGCAGATCGCCGCCGCCGCGCTGGTGCAGCAGTTGACCGCCGAGCCGCCCTACGGCGCCCGGGTGACGGTGACCCCGGGTGGCGCCGAGCCCGGCTGGCACGCCCCGCCCGAGGTGCCGTGGCTGGCCGCGGCCCTGGAGGCGGCGTCGCAGGCCACGTTCGGGACGGCACCCCGGTCGCTCGGCGAAGGCGGCACGATCCCCTTCATGGGGATGCTCGGCCGCCAGTTCCCCGAGGCCCAGTTCATGATCACCGGCGTCGCCGGCCCCGGCACCAACGCCCACGGCCCGAACGAGTTCCTCCACCTCCCGACGGCCCGCCGGGTGACCGCGGCGGTCGCCCACGTCCTCGACGCCCACGCCCACCGCCCCGGGTAA
- a CDS encoding DUF3089 domain-containing protein: MRCAGMSWVRVALVTGLVVLVAACSGDDDGGEGSGERDAAPAEEVVDPYHGHTSEVYGGTTNWLCHPDLEEDECTDLSATEVAPDGTVSRADLVASDDPPVDCFYVYPTVSLDATPNSDLEPDEQERSTVGSQAAPFATTCRVFAPVYPQVTLGQIGGGGFADAGPIAYAGALDAWQTYVSQYNEGRGVILIGHSQGTGILNQLIAEEIDTNPDLRSRLVSAVLLGGAVRVPDGELVGGSFQNVPGCTSADETGCVIGFSSYPTASPPEDGAIFGQVGGGPTPEQGAPTDRALCVDPVALAGGNGLADSIVPVAGPLIGGGDLSAAGDFDTRYVVLPEVLKASCETQGVYTFFSAAPASAADPRAVTVEGLLAESLGDAWGLHLQDAQLAMGDLLEVAARQAEAFTSGSASD; the protein is encoded by the coding sequence ATGCGATGTGCAGGGATGTCGTGGGTGCGGGTGGCTCTGGTCACCGGCCTGGTGGTTCTGGTCGCCGCGTGTTCGGGCGACGACGACGGGGGCGAAGGCTCGGGGGAGCGGGACGCCGCGCCCGCCGAGGAGGTGGTCGACCCGTACCACGGCCACACCAGCGAGGTCTACGGCGGCACCACCAACTGGCTGTGCCACCCCGACCTCGAGGAGGACGAGTGCACCGACCTGTCCGCCACCGAGGTCGCCCCCGACGGGACCGTCAGTCGGGCCGACCTCGTCGCGTCCGACGACCCGCCCGTCGACTGCTTCTACGTGTACCCGACGGTGTCGCTGGACGCGACGCCCAACAGCGACCTGGAGCCCGACGAGCAGGAGCGCTCGACGGTCGGGTCGCAGGCGGCACCGTTCGCCACGACGTGCCGGGTGTTCGCCCCCGTGTACCCGCAGGTGACGCTGGGCCAGATCGGTGGGGGAGGGTTCGCCGACGCGGGGCCGATCGCCTACGCCGGCGCCCTCGACGCCTGGCAGACCTACGTCTCGCAGTACAACGAGGGGCGGGGCGTGATCCTCATCGGCCACTCGCAGGGCACCGGGATCCTCAACCAGCTCATCGCCGAGGAGATCGACACGAACCCCGACCTGCGGTCGCGGCTGGTGTCCGCGGTGCTGCTGGGCGGGGCCGTGCGGGTGCCGGACGGTGAGCTGGTCGGCGGGTCGTTCCAGAACGTGCCCGGGTGCACGTCGGCCGACGAGACGGGCTGCGTCATCGGCTTCTCCTCGTACCCGACGGCGTCGCCGCCCGAGGACGGCGCCATCTTCGGTCAGGTGGGCGGTGGCCCGACCCCCGAGCAGGGCGCGCCCACGGACCGGGCGCTGTGCGTCGACCCCGTCGCTCTGGCCGGCGGCAACGGGCTGGCCGACTCGATCGTGCCGGTCGCCGGGCCGTTGATCGGCGGCGGTGACCTGAGTGCCGCCGGCGACTTCGACACCCGCTACGTCGTGCTGCCGGAGGTCCTGAAGGCCTCGTGCGAGACGCAGGGCGTCTACACCTTCTTCTCCGCGGCGCCGGCATCGGCGGCAGATCCCCGGGCCGTCACCGTGGAGGGCCTGCTCGCCGAGAGTCTCGGCGACGCCTGGGGGCTCCACCTCCAGGACGCCCAGCTCGCCATGGGCGACCTGCTGGAGGTCGCGGCCCGTCAGGCGGAGGCGTTCACGTCGGGCTCGGCATCGGACTGA
- a CDS encoding low temperature requirement protein A, translating to MPTTDRRVSTFELFFDLVFVFAFTQVTASLAHDLNWTGLVHGLLVFAVLWWAWGAYAWLTNAVPTEGAPRLVLLAGMASMLVVALAVPTAFDGSGVAFAAAYLLVMVFHAVLFAVAGERRDLTRAAIARLAPTNLIPGAVLMVAGLTHGDVQLALWIVAVVLTYAGPYLFGVAGWQVDVPHFVERHGLILIIALGESIVAIGAGATGDVDVQLATSALLAVALAGGLWWAYFAGEATHAEHALQNRTGLPQSSLARDIYSYLHIPLTLGIVLSALGIKLALSHPDDVLHDVAAVALGGGVAAFFGALAAIRLRIGLRPRPSQLLAAAAALAVIPLATEVTATAALATLAAVTVAAAVADALAKEPEPGQEQPRPQSDAEPDVNASA from the coding sequence ATGCCGACGACCGACCGAAGGGTCTCGACCTTCGAGCTGTTCTTCGACCTGGTGTTCGTATTCGCCTTCACCCAGGTCACCGCCAGCCTCGCCCACGACCTGAACTGGACCGGCCTCGTCCACGGCCTCCTCGTCTTCGCGGTCCTCTGGTGGGCCTGGGGCGCCTACGCCTGGCTCACCAACGCCGTGCCGACCGAGGGCGCGCCCCGCCTGGTCCTCCTCGCCGGCATGGCGTCGATGCTGGTGGTCGCCCTCGCCGTGCCCACGGCCTTCGACGGCAGCGGCGTCGCCTTCGCAGCCGCGTACCTCCTGGTGATGGTCTTCCACGCCGTGCTGTTCGCGGTCGCCGGCGAGCGCCGCGACCTCACCCGCGCCGCGATCGCCCGCCTGGCGCCCACCAACCTCATCCCCGGCGCCGTCCTGATGGTCGCCGGCCTCACCCACGGCGACGTGCAGCTCGCCCTGTGGATCGTCGCCGTGGTCCTCACCTACGCCGGCCCCTACCTCTTCGGCGTGGCGGGCTGGCAGGTCGACGTGCCCCACTTCGTCGAGCGCCACGGGCTGATCCTGATCATCGCCCTGGGCGAGTCGATCGTGGCGATCGGTGCCGGGGCGACGGGCGACGTCGACGTCCAGCTGGCCACCTCGGCGCTCCTCGCCGTCGCTCTGGCCGGCGGGCTGTGGTGGGCCTACTTCGCCGGCGAGGCGACCCACGCCGAGCACGCCCTCCAGAACCGCACGGGCCTCCCCCAGTCGAGCCTCGCCCGCGACATCTACAGCTACCTGCACATCCCGCTCACGCTGGGCATCGTCCTGTCGGCGCTGGGCATCAAGCTGGCGCTCAGCCACCCCGACGACGTGCTGCACGACGTCGCCGCGGTGGCGCTCGGCGGCGGCGTGGCGGCGTTCTTCGGCGCCCTGGCAGCGATCCGCCTGCGCATCGGCCTGAGGCCCCGGCCGTCACAGCTCCTCGCCGCGGCCGCCGCGCTGGCGGTCATCCCTCTCGCGACCGAGGTCACGGCGACCGCGGCCCTGGCGACCCTCGCCGCCGTCACCGTGGCCGCCGCCGTCGCCGACGCGCTCGCCAAGGAGCCGGAACCGGGGCAGGAGCAACCTCGGCCTCAGTCCGATGCCGAGCCCGACGTGAACGCCTCCGCCTGA
- a CDS encoding SDR family NAD(P)-dependent oxidoreductase produces MRLKGKVALVVGGGQADGEALGNGRAVSLLFGREGAHVVVADRDMASAEVTAKLVADVGGTSSAVHLDVTDEDSVRAAVEHCRTLGPRLDVLHNNVGISAEGGDVASVTDLDAAVFDHIVAVNLRGMALVCKHAVPLMRAQRSGAIVNIASIAVRLPYSLVTYKITKAGVVALTEHLAMVNAPYGIRANAILPGLIDTPMGVDRKVVASGRSRAEIVAERDARVPLGHMGTAWDVAHAALFLASDEAGFVTGAALPVDGGMGLDVGGSGHRPPPPVGDATPGG; encoded by the coding sequence ATGCGGCTCAAGGGGAAGGTGGCACTGGTCGTCGGCGGCGGTCAGGCCGACGGCGAGGCATTGGGCAACGGTCGCGCCGTGTCGCTGCTCTTCGGGCGTGAGGGGGCCCACGTCGTGGTCGCCGACCGCGACATGGCCTCCGCCGAGGTCACCGCGAAGCTCGTGGCCGACGTCGGCGGGACGTCCTCGGCGGTGCACCTCGACGTGACCGACGAGGATTCGGTGCGCGCCGCGGTCGAGCACTGCCGCACCCTCGGTCCCCGGCTCGACGTGCTGCACAACAACGTCGGCATCAGCGCCGAGGGCGGCGACGTCGCCTCGGTCACCGACCTCGACGCTGCGGTCTTCGACCACATCGTCGCCGTGAACCTGCGGGGCATGGCCCTTGTGTGCAAGCACGCCGTGCCACTCATGCGGGCCCAACGGTCGGGCGCCATCGTGAACATCGCCTCGATCGCCGTCCGCCTGCCCTACTCGCTGGTGACCTACAAGATCACGAAGGCCGGTGTGGTGGCCCTGACCGAGCACCTGGCCATGGTCAACGCCCCGTACGGCATCCGGGCCAACGCCATCCTGCCCGGGCTGATCGACACGCCGATGGGCGTGGATCGCAAGGTGGTCGCGTCGGGCCGCTCGCGCGCCGAGATCGTGGCCGAGCGCGATGCCCGCGTCCCGCTGGGCCACATGGGCACGGCCTGGGACGTGGCGCACGCGGCGCTGTTCCTGGCATCCGACGAGGCCGGCTTCGTGACTGGAGCGGCGCTGCCAGTCGATGGCGGCATGGGCCTCGACGTCGGTGGCAGTGGCCACCGGCCCCCACCGCCCGTCGGCGACGCGACGCCAGGAGGTTGA